The Catenuloplanes niger genome includes a window with the following:
- a CDS encoding PIG-L family deacetylase, protein MNNRPLTLMTVHAHPDDEVTSTGGVLARYAAEGVTTIVVTCTDGRCGDGPGGAKPGGAGHDPEQVVAIRRGELEASCGILKVTHLETLGYHDSGMMGWPSNDAPGAFWSTPVDEAAARLAELIRRYRPDVVVTYDENGGYGHPDHIQAHRVTMAAVALAGDVTKVYWSVTPRSAMDDMAERMIAAGLFTPEDFPADAPPMGVPDEDITTRVDTTEVAAQKFDALSAHASQGDGAFFIGLGRETFGEMMGTESFIRVQDSTGAPLPETDLFAGLR, encoded by the coding sequence GTGAACAATCGCCCGCTGACCCTGATGACCGTCCACGCGCACCCGGACGACGAGGTGACGAGCACCGGTGGTGTGCTCGCCCGGTACGCGGCCGAGGGCGTGACCACGATCGTCGTGACCTGCACCGACGGCCGCTGCGGCGACGGGCCCGGCGGTGCCAAGCCGGGCGGGGCCGGGCACGACCCCGAGCAGGTCGTCGCGATCCGCCGCGGTGAGCTGGAGGCCAGCTGCGGCATCCTCAAGGTCACCCACCTGGAGACGCTCGGCTACCACGACTCCGGCATGATGGGCTGGCCGAGCAACGACGCGCCCGGCGCGTTCTGGTCCACGCCGGTGGACGAGGCGGCCGCCCGGCTGGCCGAGCTGATCCGGCGGTACCGGCCGGACGTCGTGGTCACCTACGACGAGAACGGTGGCTACGGTCACCCGGACCACATCCAGGCGCACCGGGTGACGATGGCCGCGGTCGCGCTGGCCGGTGACGTCACGAAGGTCTACTGGAGCGTCACGCCCCGGTCCGCCATGGACGACATGGCCGAGCGGATGATCGCGGCCGGTCTCTTCACGCCGGAGGACTTCCCGGCCGACGCGCCCCCGATGGGCGTGCCGGACGAGGACATCACCACCCGGGTGGACACGACGGAGGTCGCCGCGCAGAAGTTCGACGCGCTGTCCGCCCACGCCAGCCAGGGCGACGGCGCGTTCTTCATCGGCCTGGGCCGGGAGACGTTCGGCGAGATGATGGGCACCGAGTCGTTCATCCGCGTCCAGGACTCCACCGGCGCCCCGCTGCCGGAGACCGACCTCTTCGCCGGCCTGCGGTAG
- a CDS encoding carbohydrate ABC transporter permease, protein MKLLHPVTGGALAILFLFPLLWSGYASVRTADGFGLENYARLFTDDSGIRLYHVVNSLTVALLTVGGTLLVATLGGYAFGRFSFPGRDALFLVTLAILMVPYATVLIALYVLLGWIGLEDSLVGLSLVLIMFQLPFAIFMMRNSFAAIPPELEESAQVDGASSVGVLTRVLLPAVRPGLVTVALFAFLSSWSEFFAPLILLNSTDRFTLTLAVVNMRTATFGAIDYAALEAGVTLMALPCLLLFVLLQRSYVRGFMSGALRG, encoded by the coding sequence GTGAAGCTTCTGCATCCCGTGACCGGCGGCGCGCTCGCCATCCTCTTCCTGTTCCCGCTGCTGTGGAGCGGGTACGCCTCCGTCCGTACCGCCGACGGTTTCGGGTTGGAGAACTATGCCCGGCTGTTCACCGACGACAGCGGGATCCGGCTCTACCACGTGGTGAACAGCCTGACCGTGGCGCTGCTGACGGTCGGCGGCACGCTGCTGGTGGCCACGCTCGGCGGGTACGCGTTCGGCCGGTTCAGCTTCCCCGGCCGGGACGCGCTGTTCCTGGTCACGCTGGCGATCCTGATGGTCCCGTACGCCACCGTCCTGATCGCGCTCTACGTGCTGCTCGGCTGGATCGGCCTGGAGGACTCGCTGGTCGGGCTGAGCCTCGTCCTGATCATGTTCCAGCTGCCGTTCGCGATCTTCATGATGCGCAACTCGTTCGCCGCGATCCCACCCGAACTGGAGGAGTCCGCCCAGGTCGACGGCGCGTCCAGCGTCGGCGTGCTGACCCGGGTGCTGCTGCCCGCGGTCCGGCCCGGCCTGGTCACGGTCGCGCTGTTCGCGTTCCTGTCGTCGTGGTCGGAGTTCTTCGCCCCGCTGATCCTGCTCAACTCCACCGACCGTTTCACGCTCACGCTCGCGGTCGTCAACATGCGCACCGCCACGTTCGGCGCCATCGACTACGCCGCGCTGGAGGCCGGCGTCACCCTGATGGCGCTCCCCTGCCTGCTGCTCTTCGTCCTCCTGCAACGCAGCTACGTCCGCGGCTTCATGTCCGGCGCCCTCCGCGGCTGA
- a CDS encoding MFS transporter, with the protein MQSCGNKGEAVLDRFLILTELARLPAVPRLLVFTQLAFNVGFYLVLPFLADHLGAGLGLAAAVVGLVLGLRTFSQQGLFPLGGVLADRYGARPVVLAGCTVRIAGFLVLALAHDLATVLAGTVLVGVAAALFSPAVESALAREGARLEAAGTLRRTELFAMFSAAGEVGAVTGPLLGVLLLPAGFPAVCLAAAAVFALILAVHVRLLPAEPGAHADEPVPAGLREVAGNRRFLAFAAANSAGLFAYHQLYLALPLELRAEGAAWALGWLFALASVLMIAGQLTVARHARRLLGPRAALASGFALMAVAFAVVPVLPGAWSALAMVVLLTAGQMLASPVARDTAARLAGERRLGAHLGVLSAAGGLAVLAGSTVTGALLDSAGPVVPWLVLATVPLVGALLLLIVVPAIRPPARVSGPRAALAAGSEGGHHEPGPGGTAPKPDRAAPGARPC; encoded by the coding sequence TTGCAAAGTTGTGGCAACAAGGGTGAGGCCGTGCTCGACCGCTTCCTGATCCTCACCGAGCTCGCCCGGCTGCCGGCCGTACCGCGCCTACTGGTGTTCACCCAGCTCGCCTTCAACGTCGGCTTCTACCTGGTGCTGCCGTTCCTCGCCGACCACCTCGGCGCCGGCCTCGGCCTGGCCGCGGCGGTCGTCGGACTGGTCCTCGGCCTGCGCACGTTCAGCCAGCAGGGCCTGTTCCCGCTCGGCGGTGTGCTCGCCGACCGGTACGGCGCCCGCCCGGTGGTGCTGGCCGGCTGCACGGTCCGGATCGCGGGTTTCCTCGTCCTCGCGCTCGCCCACGACCTCGCCACCGTGCTGGCCGGCACGGTGCTGGTCGGTGTGGCTGCCGCGCTGTTCTCCCCGGCCGTGGAGTCCGCGCTCGCCCGCGAGGGCGCGCGCCTCGAGGCGGCCGGCACGCTGCGGCGCACCGAGCTGTTCGCGATGTTCTCCGCCGCCGGCGAGGTCGGCGCGGTCACCGGCCCGCTGCTCGGCGTGCTGCTGCTCCCGGCCGGCTTCCCCGCGGTCTGCCTGGCCGCCGCGGCCGTGTTCGCGCTGATCCTGGCCGTGCACGTGCGGCTGCTGCCGGCCGAACCCGGGGCGCACGCGGACGAGCCGGTCCCGGCCGGGCTGCGCGAGGTGGCCGGCAACCGCCGGTTCCTGGCGTTCGCGGCCGCGAACAGCGCCGGACTGTTCGCCTACCACCAGCTCTACCTGGCACTGCCGCTGGAACTGCGGGCCGAGGGCGCGGCCTGGGCGCTGGGCTGGCTGTTCGCGCTCGCCTCGGTACTGATGATCGCCGGGCAGCTGACCGTGGCCCGCCACGCCCGCCGCCTGCTCGGCCCCCGTGCCGCGCTCGCCTCCGGCTTCGCGCTGATGGCGGTCGCGTTCGCGGTGGTGCCGGTGCTGCCGGGCGCGTGGTCCGCGCTCGCCATGGTGGTGCTGCTCACGGCCGGTCAGATGCTGGCGTCCCCGGTCGCCCGGGACACCGCGGCCCGGCTGGCCGGCGAGCGGCGCCTCGGCGCCCACCTCGGCGTGCTCTCCGCCGCGGGCGGCCTCGCGGTGCTGGCCGGCAGCACGGTGACCGGCGCGCTGCTGGACTCGGCCGGCCCGGTCGTCCCCTGGCTGGTGCTGGCCACCGTACCGCTGGTCGGCGCCCTGCTGCTCCTGATCGTCGTTCCCGCGATTCGTCCGCCGGCGCGGGTCTCCGGGCCGCGCGCCGCGCTCGCCGCGGGATCCGAGGGTGGGCACCACGAACCCGGGCCGGGCGGCACCGCACCGAAGCCGGACCGGGCGGCACCGGGAGCACGACCGTGCTGA
- a CDS encoding GNAT family N-acetyltransferase yields the protein MLATYTLRTAETADVPGARRVMLDTLYRDMRSGYVPRWHGDVIDISGAYLAPPRHTLLVATAPDGEVVATGGVRSHGPSAPDRLAERYPAGITAQLCRIYVDPAHRRRGLARAMVDRMLAFIAADGGYTAAYLHTDPISPGAEAFWTAHARLVHDERPTPHGPGTVHFELEIPARP from the coding sequence ATGCTCGCCACGTACACGCTGCGCACCGCGGAGACCGCGGACGTGCCCGGCGCACGCCGCGTCATGCTCGACACGCTCTACCGCGACATGCGCAGCGGTTACGTGCCGCGCTGGCACGGCGACGTCATCGACATCTCCGGCGCCTACCTGGCACCGCCGCGGCACACGCTGCTGGTGGCGACCGCGCCGGACGGCGAGGTGGTGGCGACCGGCGGCGTCCGCTCGCACGGCCCGTCCGCACCGGACCGGCTGGCCGAGCGGTACCCGGCCGGGATCACCGCGCAGCTCTGCCGGATCTACGTCGACCCGGCCCACCGCCGCCGGGGCCTGGCCCGGGCGATGGTGGACCGGATGCTCGCGTTCATCGCGGCCGACGGCGGCTACACCGCCGCCTACCTGCACACCGACCCGATCTCGCCGGGTGCCGAGGCGTTCTGGACCGCGCACGCCCGCCTGGTCCACGACGAGCGGCCCACGCCGCACGGCCCCGGCACCGTCCACTTCGAACTGGAGATCCCCGCGCGGCCGTGA
- a CDS encoding carbohydrate ABC transporter permease, whose amino-acid sequence MTSVLSRPAAVVRPTAAGRRNPRRRRHALTGMLYAAPTAFMVGAFFVVPLGLVAYMSLHRWPLLGLPTLNAPANYTGLADDRLLRDAAGFTLTYTVIITVLLFASSLGMALLVQRRRRGTGFLRTVFFLPAAVGFASASLLFLGLLSAEIGPFGGVISVSDSGGTALGAAILLVLWRFAGFNMLILLTGLQAVPTEVYEAARLDGANRWQTFTSITLPLMRSTIALVLTLIVTGSLLAFDQFWILTRGGPDNSTTSLVMVVYRKAFIELDLGSAAAVSVALLAVLVVVSLAQLAVLRTRSAP is encoded by the coding sequence GTGACGTCGGTGCTGTCCCGCCCGGCCGCGGTGGTGCGTCCCACCGCGGCCGGGCGGCGCAATCCACGCCGCCGCCGGCACGCGCTGACCGGCATGCTGTACGCGGCGCCCACCGCGTTCATGGTCGGCGCGTTCTTCGTCGTACCGCTCGGGCTCGTCGCCTACATGTCCCTGCACCGCTGGCCGCTGCTCGGCCTGCCCACGCTCAACGCCCCGGCGAACTACACCGGCCTCGCCGACGACCGGCTGCTGCGCGACGCCGCCGGGTTCACGCTCACGTACACCGTGATCATCACGGTGCTGCTGTTCGCGTCCTCGCTGGGCATGGCGCTGCTGGTGCAGCGGCGGCGGCGCGGCACCGGCTTCCTCCGGACCGTGTTCTTCCTGCCGGCCGCGGTCGGCTTCGCCAGCGCGTCGCTGCTGTTCCTCGGCCTGCTCAGCGCGGAGATCGGCCCGTTCGGCGGCGTGATCAGCGTCAGCGACAGCGGCGGCACCGCGCTCGGCGCCGCGATCCTGCTGGTGCTGTGGCGGTTCGCCGGGTTCAACATGCTCATCCTGCTCACCGGGCTGCAGGCCGTGCCCACCGAGGTGTACGAGGCCGCGCGGCTCGACGGCGCGAACCGGTGGCAGACGTTCACCTCGATCACGCTGCCGCTGATGCGGTCGACGATCGCACTGGTCCTGACGCTGATCGTGACCGGCTCGCTGCTCGCGTTCGACCAGTTCTGGATCCTCACCCGCGGCGGGCCGGACAACTCCACCACGTCGCTGGTGATGGTCGTCTACCGCAAGGCGTTCATCGAGCTGGACCTGGGCTCGGCCGCGGCCGTCTCGGTGGCGCTGCTCGCCGTGCTCGTCGTCGTGTCGCTCGCGCAGCTGGCCGTCCTTCGCACCCGGAGTGCCCCGTGA
- a CDS encoding quinone oxidoreductase family protein → MKAAVYYQNGGPEVLRYEDVPDPVAGAGEVLLRVEAVGVQGGDVLFRQFAPVQAAPHIVGYQAAGTIATLGEGVTGLREGQRVVAFMAAGSHAELAVVKDYNVYPVPDDMDPRVAAGILVEFATADECLFEFGRLRAGETVLVQAAASGVGVAAVQLAKAAGATVIGTASSDEKLARLTELGLDHAINYRDTDVVARVKEITDGRGVDVVIDPVGGRTLEGSIEALAYRGRITWIGEAGRDGHTPQIRPLMGKNASLHGVYLAGGMQRDRARIRAVIEKLIARVAAGELTVVIDREFPLADAAEAHRYIESRAAFGRVLLVP, encoded by the coding sequence ATGAAGGCAGCGGTGTACTACCAGAACGGCGGCCCGGAGGTCCTGCGGTACGAGGACGTGCCGGATCCGGTGGCCGGCGCCGGCGAGGTGCTGCTGCGGGTCGAGGCCGTCGGCGTGCAGGGCGGTGACGTCCTGTTCCGGCAGTTCGCGCCGGTGCAGGCCGCGCCGCACATCGTCGGCTACCAGGCGGCCGGCACGATCGCCACGCTCGGCGAGGGCGTCACCGGGCTGCGCGAGGGGCAGCGGGTGGTCGCGTTCATGGCCGCCGGCTCGCACGCGGAGCTGGCCGTGGTGAAGGACTACAACGTCTACCCGGTGCCGGACGACATGGACCCGCGGGTCGCGGCCGGCATCCTGGTCGAGTTCGCCACCGCGGACGAGTGCCTGTTCGAGTTCGGCCGGCTCCGGGCCGGGGAGACCGTGCTGGTGCAGGCCGCGGCGAGTGGCGTCGGCGTCGCGGCGGTGCAGCTGGCCAAGGCCGCCGGTGCCACCGTGATCGGCACCGCGTCCAGCGACGAGAAGCTGGCCCGGCTGACCGAGCTCGGCCTGGACCACGCGATCAACTACCGGGACACGGACGTGGTGGCGCGGGTCAAGGAGATCACCGACGGCCGCGGCGTCGACGTGGTGATCGACCCGGTCGGCGGGCGCACGCTGGAGGGCAGCATCGAGGCGCTCGCGTACCGGGGGCGGATCACCTGGATCGGCGAGGCCGGCCGGGACGGGCACACGCCGCAGATCCGGCCGCTGATGGGGAAGAACGCGTCCCTGCACGGCGTCTACCTGGCGGGCGGCATGCAGCGCGACCGGGCCCGGATCCGCGCGGTCATCGAGAAGCTGATCGCGCGCGTCGCCGCGGGCGAGCTGACGGTCGTGATCGACCGCGAGTTCCCGCTCGCCGACGCGGCCGAGGCGCACCGCTACATCGAGAGCCGCGCCGCCTTCGGCCGCGTCCTGCTCGTCCCCTGA
- the sigJ gene encoding RNA polymerase sigma factor SigJ translates to MTLGAGEVELFARLRGRLEAIAYRMLGSAGDAEDAVQDTFLRWQAADRQHIATPEAWLTKVLTNVCLNQLTSARARRETYVGQWLPEPVPAGDRMLGPAETAEQRESVSIAVLTLLERLSPNERAVYVLREAFGYPHAEIAGMLGLTEANCQQIHHRARRHVASGPARITVDAAAAERIAENFLRAAVSGEIEPLVRLLTDDAVNVADGGGHVPARSTPIVGALAIARFLRSAFRPGAGRRLVGTEYALHPAVVHGGPAVVAVAGDRVIGVAALDVTVDGIAAIHVQASPDKLERFTRWWLARE, encoded by the coding sequence ATGACGCTCGGAGCCGGCGAGGTGGAGCTGTTCGCGCGTCTCCGGGGGCGCCTGGAGGCGATCGCGTACCGGATGCTGGGCTCGGCCGGGGACGCCGAGGACGCGGTGCAGGACACGTTCCTGCGCTGGCAGGCGGCGGACCGGCAGCACATCGCGACGCCGGAGGCGTGGCTGACGAAGGTGCTCACGAACGTGTGCCTCAACCAGCTCACCTCGGCGCGGGCGCGGCGCGAGACCTACGTCGGGCAGTGGCTGCCGGAGCCGGTGCCGGCCGGCGACCGGATGCTCGGCCCGGCCGAGACCGCGGAGCAGCGGGAGTCCGTGTCGATCGCGGTGCTCACGCTGCTGGAACGGCTCTCGCCGAACGAACGCGCGGTCTACGTGCTGCGGGAGGCGTTCGGCTACCCGCACGCGGAGATCGCCGGGATGCTCGGGCTGACCGAGGCGAACTGCCAGCAGATCCACCACCGCGCCCGCCGGCACGTCGCCTCCGGCCCGGCCCGGATCACGGTCGACGCGGCCGCCGCCGAGCGGATCGCCGAGAACTTCCTGCGGGCCGCGGTCAGCGGCGAGATCGAGCCGCTGGTCCGGTTGCTGACCGACGACGCGGTGAACGTCGCGGACGGCGGCGGCCACGTGCCGGCCCGCAGCACGCCGATCGTGGGTGCGCTCGCGATCGCCCGGTTCCTGCGGTCCGCGTTCCGGCCGGGGGCCGGGCGACGCCTGGTCGGCACGGAGTACGCGCTGCACCCCGCGGTCGTCCACGGTGGACCGGCGGTGGTCGCGGTGGCCGGTGACCGGGTGATCGGCGTGGCCGCGCTGGACGTGACGGTGGACGGCATCGCCGCGATCCACGTCCAGGCGAGCCCGGACAAGCTGGAGCGGTTCACCCGGTGGTGGCTCGCGCGGGAGTGA
- a CDS encoding ABC transporter substrate-binding protein, which produces MRRWLGAVLTAGLAGCGGGAAVADGPVTVTLWTRAATETVSKAYAAAYNATHEDTVEVTAYPNEEYPAKLASAAGARALPDLFAADVVFAPQYAAQGLWLDITEKFTALPVAGEVAPAHVRNGTWEGRNYAVPHTIDMSVLLYNKNLYRQAGLDPEKPPTSLTEFAAHARTIDKLGGDVNGTYFGGNCGGCNVFTLWPSVWAAGGDIMNDDGTASTIDDPAMAGVFALYRQLYEEGVAAPASKDEAGPTWLGALQSGTIGIAPAPSVWLGIIEEKTDFELGVAPISGLDGGESTFVGGDAIGIGATSAKADAAWDFLSWTLGDEAQVEVVAKGKGVPVRTDLAANRYAAADPRVVTINSLLANGRTPYAKNFNATYNDPQSPWIATFRGALFGDASTALTDGAAALTASLAK; this is translated from the coding sequence ATGAGGAGATGGCTGGGCGCGGTGCTGACCGCCGGCCTGGCGGGCTGCGGCGGTGGCGCGGCGGTCGCGGACGGCCCGGTGACCGTCACGCTGTGGACGCGCGCCGCGACCGAGACCGTGTCCAAGGCGTACGCGGCCGCGTACAACGCCACGCACGAGGACACGGTCGAGGTCACCGCGTACCCGAACGAGGAGTACCCGGCGAAGCTCGCCTCCGCGGCCGGCGCGCGGGCGCTGCCCGACCTCTTCGCGGCGGACGTGGTGTTCGCACCGCAGTACGCGGCCCAGGGTCTCTGGCTCGACATCACCGAGAAGTTCACCGCCCTCCCGGTGGCCGGCGAGGTCGCGCCCGCGCACGTCCGGAACGGCACCTGGGAGGGCCGCAACTACGCGGTCCCGCACACGATCGACATGTCCGTGCTGCTCTACAACAAGAACCTCTACCGGCAGGCGGGCCTCGATCCGGAGAAGCCGCCGACGTCGCTGACCGAGTTCGCCGCGCACGCGCGCACGATCGACAAGCTCGGCGGCGACGTCAACGGCACCTACTTCGGCGGCAACTGCGGCGGCTGCAACGTCTTCACGCTGTGGCCGTCCGTCTGGGCCGCCGGCGGCGACATCATGAATGACGACGGTACGGCCAGCACGATCGACGACCCGGCGATGGCCGGCGTGTTCGCGCTCTACCGGCAACTGTACGAGGAGGGCGTGGCCGCGCCCGCGTCCAAGGACGAGGCCGGCCCGACCTGGCTCGGCGCGCTGCAGAGCGGCACGATCGGCATCGCGCCGGCGCCCAGCGTGTGGCTCGGCATCATCGAGGAGAAGACCGACTTCGAGCTGGGCGTGGCGCCGATCAGCGGGCTGGACGGCGGTGAGTCCACGTTCGTCGGCGGCGACGCGATCGGCATCGGCGCCACCTCGGCGAAGGCGGACGCGGCGTGGGACTTCCTGTCCTGGACGCTCGGCGACGAGGCACAGGTCGAGGTGGTGGCGAAGGGCAAGGGCGTGCCGGTCCGCACCGACCTGGCCGCCAACCGGTACGCCGCGGCCGACCCGCGCGTGGTCACCATCAACTCGCTGCTGGCGAACGGGCGGACGCCGTACGCGAAGAACTTCAACGCGACCTACAACGACCCGCAGAGCCCGTGGATCGCCACGTTCCGCGGCGCGTTGTTCGGCGACGCGAGCACCGCGCTGACCGACGGCGCGGCCGCCCTGACCGCGTCGCTCGCCAAGTGA
- a CDS encoding carbohydrate-binding protein yields the protein MRHVRVIALCTIVVLAASFAAHSAAAELFPRTVAAEPALSGVPVRPAAPAAPDPSLTAHALTAAPSPLDNPLKGFARFYVPGEDQNTGYPRSLSWSYFGLSEVMTGANDCAAYDWSVVDRALTEMASYGNQAAIRFYMEYPGGTGSHPANAIPRCFDGHVAYRDNTRWGTVSPDYDSPYLLDAVTAFVAAFGARYDGDPRIGFINLGLVGLWGEWHTWPFDADTADGHPDLMPSDASGARIVAAFDDAFDVTKLEIRYPESAGGAADGRDVGYHDDSFCYREGSPAAGVTLPRSMGGSDYAQLQRALDRGVENKWISSSMGGEVRPEIQGSAFDAWPGGAGQVDDMRACIELEHTTWKINQGSQGYAASDPKVAAAVRLMGYDLTATHAYLPDDAAGTATVGVTISNRGVAPFYYPWTVTLGLKNAAGGVVKTWDTSWDLRTVMPLKVRAFPDWNAGADYLDYGHPQYFQHGIDLGGVPAGDYQLVMRVRNPLEAISPAAKKLRFGNATQGGDGWLGLGDLGVGASTGGGGTPTPPAQTTPPAPTPPAQTPPSAPPAPGMPSAPAGAVTLDDFDGAPAYPADARNDLGGWTGGNCFRNGGGAGVVTGGALALSYDNCGWFGSDIDQDLTGKTHLVVRIRGAQGGEQSHFHLSLGGATRVFGDFVLDGGGRPEITTEYRDIRIPMAANGIDRARPQQLAMGFWYGGRGTVTIDAVRAE from the coding sequence ATGCGCCACGTCCGCGTCATCGCGCTCTGCACGATCGTCGTTCTCGCCGCGTCGTTCGCCGCGCACAGCGCGGCCGCCGAGCTGTTCCCCCGCACCGTCGCGGCCGAGCCGGCGCTGTCCGGCGTGCCGGTGCGGCCCGCGGCGCCGGCCGCCCCGGATCCGTCGCTGACCGCGCACGCGCTGACCGCGGCGCCGAGCCCGCTGGACAATCCGCTCAAGGGCTTCGCCCGGTTCTACGTGCCCGGCGAGGACCAGAACACCGGCTATCCGCGGTCGCTGTCGTGGAGCTACTTCGGACTGTCCGAGGTGATGACCGGCGCGAACGACTGTGCCGCGTACGACTGGTCGGTGGTCGACCGGGCGCTGACCGAGATGGCGTCGTACGGCAACCAGGCCGCGATCCGGTTCTACATGGAGTACCCGGGCGGCACCGGCAGCCACCCGGCGAACGCGATCCCGCGCTGCTTCGACGGGCACGTCGCCTACCGGGACAACACCCGGTGGGGCACGGTCTCGCCGGACTACGACAGCCCGTACCTGCTGGACGCGGTCACCGCCTTCGTCGCCGCGTTCGGTGCCCGGTACGACGGCGACCCGCGGATCGGCTTCATCAACCTGGGCCTGGTCGGGCTCTGGGGTGAGTGGCACACCTGGCCGTTCGACGCGGACACCGCCGACGGACACCCGGACCTGATGCCGTCGGACGCCAGCGGCGCGCGGATCGTGGCCGCGTTCGACGACGCCTTCGACGTCACCAAGCTGGAGATCCGCTACCCGGAGTCGGCCGGTGGCGCTGCGGACGGCCGGGACGTCGGCTACCACGACGACTCGTTCTGCTACCGCGAGGGTTCACCGGCCGCGGGCGTCACGCTGCCCCGGTCGATGGGCGGCAGCGACTACGCGCAGTTGCAGCGCGCGCTGGACCGCGGTGTGGAGAACAAGTGGATCAGCAGTTCGATGGGTGGTGAGGTGCGGCCGGAGATCCAGGGCAGCGCGTTCGACGCCTGGCCCGGCGGCGCCGGTCAGGTCGACGACATGCGGGCCTGCATCGAGCTGGAGCACACCACCTGGAAGATCAACCAGGGCAGCCAGGGGTACGCCGCGTCGGATCCGAAGGTGGCGGCGGCGGTCCGGCTGATGGGGTACGACCTGACGGCCACGCACGCGTACCTCCCGGACGACGCCGCCGGCACGGCCACGGTCGGTGTCACGATCTCCAACCGCGGCGTGGCACCGTTCTACTATCCGTGGACGGTCACGCTCGGCCTGAAGAACGCGGCCGGCGGTGTCGTCAAGACCTGGGACACGTCCTGGGACCTGCGCACGGTCATGCCGCTGAAGGTCCGCGCGTTCCCGGACTGGAACGCGGGCGCGGACTACCTCGACTACGGCCACCCGCAGTACTTCCAGCACGGCATCGACCTCGGCGGCGTACCGGCCGGGGACTATCAGCTGGTCATGCGGGTGCGTAACCCGCTGGAGGCGATCAGCCCGGCGGCGAAGAAGCTCCGCTTCGGCAACGCCACCCAGGGCGGCGACGGCTGGCTCGGCCTCGGCGACCTCGGCGTCGGCGCGAGCACCGGAGGCGGCGGCACCCCCACACCCCCGGCCCAGACCACGCCCCCGGCTCCGACGCCCCCGGCCCAGACCCCGCCGTCCGCGCCGCCGGCGCCCGGCATGCCGTCCGCACCGGCCGGTGCGGTGACGCTGGACGACTTCGACGGCGCACCCGCCTACCCCGCGGACGCCCGGAACGACCTCGGCGGGTGGACCGGTGGCAACTGCTTCCGCAACGGTGGCGGCGCCGGCGTGGTCACCGGCGGTGCGCTCGCGCTGAGCTACGACAACTGCGGCTGGTTCGGCAGCGACATCGACCAGGACCTGACGGGAAAGACCCACCTGGTGGTACGGATCAGGGGCGCGCAGGGCGGCGAGCAGTCGCACTTCCACCTGAGCCTCGGCGGCGCCACCCGGGTCTTCGGCGACTTCGTCCTGGACGGCGGCGGCCGTCCCGAGATCACCACGGAGTACCGGGACATCCGGATCCCGATGGCCGCGAACGGCATCGACCGAGCCCGCCCGCAGCAGCTCGCGATGGGCTTCTGGTACGGCGGCCGCGGCACCGTCACGATCGACGCCGTGCGTGCCGAGTGA